One Calonectris borealis chromosome 15, bCalBor7.hap1.2, whole genome shotgun sequence DNA segment encodes these proteins:
- the CANX gene encoding calnexin isoform X2, giving the protein MELKWLLYVTLLALGTLAVQAHDMDDDNDGDDVVDIEDDLDDGIEEVEESKPEMSTPPTPKVTYRAPVPTGEVYFAESFDKGTLDGWILSRAKKDDTDDEIAKYDGKWEVQDMKDTKLPGDKGLVLVTRAKHHAISSRLSKPFVFDTKPLIIQYEVNFQNGIECGGAYVKLLSKTPELNLDQFHDKTPYTIMFGPDKCGEDYKLHFIFRHKNPKTGKYEEKHAKRPDADLKTYFTDKKTHLYTLILNPDNSFEILVDQTVVNSGNLLNDMSPPVNPPREIEDPNDQKPEDWDERPKIPDPDAVKPDDWDEDAPAKVADENAVKPEGWLDDEPEYVADPDAEKPEDWDEDMDGEWEAPQIANPKCETAPGCGTWQRPMIDNPNYKGKWKPPMIDNVNYQGIWKPRKIPNPDFFEDLEPFKMTPFSAVGLELWSMTSDIFFDNFIICTERAVADDWASDGWGLKKAADGAAEPGVVGQMMAAAEERPWLWVVYILTVALPVFLVVLFCCSGKKQPSAAEYKKTDAPQPDVMDEEKEEEKDKGGKEEEEEEEEEEANEEKLEEKQKSDADIGGASQEEEEEEEEEERKPASEEEETVNRSPRNRKPRKD; this is encoded by the exons ATGGAGCTGAAATGGCTACTGTATGTGACCCTGCTCGCTCTTGGGACTCTTGCTGTCCAGGCACATGATATGGATGATGACAATGATGGTGATGATGTAGTTGATATTGAGGATGACTTGGACGATGGCAttgaggaggtagaagagtcaaaGCCTGAAATGAGCACTCCTCCAACTCCAAAG GTTACTTACAGGGCCCCAGTCCCAACCGGCGAGGTGTATTTTGCAGAGTCCTTTGATAAAGGAACGCTGGATGG ATGGATCCTTTCCAGAGCAAAAAAAGATGATACGGATGATGAGATTGCCAAATATGATG GTAAATGGGAAGTCCAAGACATGAAGGACACTAAGCTTCCAGGAGACAAAGGGCTTGTGTTGGTAACCCGAGCCAAGCATCATGCCATTTCATCCAGACTTTCAAAGCCTTTTGTATTTGATACCAAACCCCTTATTATACA GTATGAAGTAAACTTCCAAAATGGAATAGAGTGTGGCGGGGCCTATGTGAAATTGCTTTCAAAAACCCCTGAATTGAACCTG GATCAGTTCCATGACAAAACTCCATATACAATCATGTTTGGCCCTGACAAATGTGGAGAGGACTATAAATTGCACTTCATCTTCCGGCACAAAAACCCAAAGACTGGCAAATATGAGGAGAAGCATGCAAAGCGTCCAGATGCAGACCTGAAGACTTACTTTACTGATAAGAAAACCCATCTTTATACTCTGA tCTTGAATCCTGATAATAGTTTTGAAATACTGGTTGATCAAACGGTTGTCAACAGTGGGAATTTGCTAAATGATATGTCTCCTCCCGTGAATCCACCCCGAGAGATTGAGGACCCAAATGACCAGAAGCCTGAGGACTGGGATGAGAGACCAAAAATCCCAGACCCAGATGCTGTTAAACCAGATGACTG GGATGAGGATGCTCCTGCAAAGGTTGCAGATGAAAATGCTGTGAAACCAGAGGGCTGGCTGGATGATGAGCCAGAATATGTAGCAGACCCTGATGCTGAGAAGCCTGAAGATTG GGATGAGGATATGGATGGTGAATGGGAGGCACCTCAGATTGCAAATCCTAAATGTGAGACAGCCCCTGGCTGTGGTACCTGGCAGCGACCAATGATTGACAATCCAAACTACAAAGGCAAATGGAAGCCTCCTATGATTGATAATGTGAACTATCAG GGTATATGGAAACCTAGGAAGATCCCAAACCCAGATTTCTTTGAAGACTTGGAACCTTTCAAGATGACTCCCTTCAGTGCTGTGGGACTTGAGCTATGGTCAATGACTTCTGACATCTTTTTTGACAACTTTATCATCTGTACTGAAAGAGCTGTGGCTGATGACTGGGCCAGTGATGGATGGGGACTGAAAAAGGCAGCCGATGGTGCTGCAGAG CCTGGTGTTGTGGGCCAGATGATGGCAGCTGCTGAAGAGCGTCCTTGGCTTTGGGTAGTCTACATCCTCACTGTGGCTTTGCCAGTGTTCCTTGTTGTCCTTTTCTGCTGTTCTGGGAAG aaacagccAAGTGCTGCAGAGTACAAAAAGACCGATGCTCCTCAGCCTGATGTAATGgatgaggagaaagaggaagaaaaagacaaaggaggcaaggaagaagaagaggaggaggaggaggaggaagcaaatgAGGAAAAGCTAG aagagaagcagaaaagtgaTGCTGATATAGGAGGTGCTAgtcaagaggaggaggaagaggaggaggaagaggagaggaaacctGCATCAGAG GAGGAGGAAACTGTGAATAGATCACCCAGAAACAGAAAGCCAAGGAAAGATTGA
- the CANX gene encoding calnexin isoform X1, with protein sequence MTTGSCRRCYQSVLKIMELKWLLYVTLLALGTLAVQAHDMDDDNDGDDVVDIEDDLDDGIEEVEESKPEMSTPPTPKVTYRAPVPTGEVYFAESFDKGTLDGWILSRAKKDDTDDEIAKYDGKWEVQDMKDTKLPGDKGLVLVTRAKHHAISSRLSKPFVFDTKPLIIQYEVNFQNGIECGGAYVKLLSKTPELNLDQFHDKTPYTIMFGPDKCGEDYKLHFIFRHKNPKTGKYEEKHAKRPDADLKTYFTDKKTHLYTLILNPDNSFEILVDQTVVNSGNLLNDMSPPVNPPREIEDPNDQKPEDWDERPKIPDPDAVKPDDWDEDAPAKVADENAVKPEGWLDDEPEYVADPDAEKPEDWDEDMDGEWEAPQIANPKCETAPGCGTWQRPMIDNPNYKGKWKPPMIDNVNYQGIWKPRKIPNPDFFEDLEPFKMTPFSAVGLELWSMTSDIFFDNFIICTERAVADDWASDGWGLKKAADGAAEPGVVGQMMAAAEERPWLWVVYILTVALPVFLVVLFCCSGKKQPSAAEYKKTDAPQPDVMDEEKEEEKDKGGKEEEEEEEEEEANEEKLEEKQKSDADIGGASQEEEEEEEEEERKPASEEEETVNRSPRNRKPRKD encoded by the exons ATCATGGAGCTGAAATGGCTACTGTATGTGACCCTGCTCGCTCTTGGGACTCTTGCTGTCCAGGCACATGATATGGATGATGACAATGATGGTGATGATGTAGTTGATATTGAGGATGACTTGGACGATGGCAttgaggaggtagaagagtcaaaGCCTGAAATGAGCACTCCTCCAACTCCAAAG GTTACTTACAGGGCCCCAGTCCCAACCGGCGAGGTGTATTTTGCAGAGTCCTTTGATAAAGGAACGCTGGATGG ATGGATCCTTTCCAGAGCAAAAAAAGATGATACGGATGATGAGATTGCCAAATATGATG GTAAATGGGAAGTCCAAGACATGAAGGACACTAAGCTTCCAGGAGACAAAGGGCTTGTGTTGGTAACCCGAGCCAAGCATCATGCCATTTCATCCAGACTTTCAAAGCCTTTTGTATTTGATACCAAACCCCTTATTATACA GTATGAAGTAAACTTCCAAAATGGAATAGAGTGTGGCGGGGCCTATGTGAAATTGCTTTCAAAAACCCCTGAATTGAACCTG GATCAGTTCCATGACAAAACTCCATATACAATCATGTTTGGCCCTGACAAATGTGGAGAGGACTATAAATTGCACTTCATCTTCCGGCACAAAAACCCAAAGACTGGCAAATATGAGGAGAAGCATGCAAAGCGTCCAGATGCAGACCTGAAGACTTACTTTACTGATAAGAAAACCCATCTTTATACTCTGA tCTTGAATCCTGATAATAGTTTTGAAATACTGGTTGATCAAACGGTTGTCAACAGTGGGAATTTGCTAAATGATATGTCTCCTCCCGTGAATCCACCCCGAGAGATTGAGGACCCAAATGACCAGAAGCCTGAGGACTGGGATGAGAGACCAAAAATCCCAGACCCAGATGCTGTTAAACCAGATGACTG GGATGAGGATGCTCCTGCAAAGGTTGCAGATGAAAATGCTGTGAAACCAGAGGGCTGGCTGGATGATGAGCCAGAATATGTAGCAGACCCTGATGCTGAGAAGCCTGAAGATTG GGATGAGGATATGGATGGTGAATGGGAGGCACCTCAGATTGCAAATCCTAAATGTGAGACAGCCCCTGGCTGTGGTACCTGGCAGCGACCAATGATTGACAATCCAAACTACAAAGGCAAATGGAAGCCTCCTATGATTGATAATGTGAACTATCAG GGTATATGGAAACCTAGGAAGATCCCAAACCCAGATTTCTTTGAAGACTTGGAACCTTTCAAGATGACTCCCTTCAGTGCTGTGGGACTTGAGCTATGGTCAATGACTTCTGACATCTTTTTTGACAACTTTATCATCTGTACTGAAAGAGCTGTGGCTGATGACTGGGCCAGTGATGGATGGGGACTGAAAAAGGCAGCCGATGGTGCTGCAGAG CCTGGTGTTGTGGGCCAGATGATGGCAGCTGCTGAAGAGCGTCCTTGGCTTTGGGTAGTCTACATCCTCACTGTGGCTTTGCCAGTGTTCCTTGTTGTCCTTTTCTGCTGTTCTGGGAAG aaacagccAAGTGCTGCAGAGTACAAAAAGACCGATGCTCCTCAGCCTGATGTAATGgatgaggagaaagaggaagaaaaagacaaaggaggcaaggaagaagaagaggaggaggaggaggaggaagcaaatgAGGAAAAGCTAG aagagaagcagaaaagtgaTGCTGATATAGGAGGTGCTAgtcaagaggaggaggaagaggaggaggaagaggagaggaaacctGCATCAGAG GAGGAGGAAACTGTGAATAGATCACCCAGAAACAGAAAGCCAAGGAAAGATTGA